acacacacacacacacacacacacacacacacacacacacacacacacacacacacacacgcgcgcacacacacaagatgaaaataaaaataaaaaactagaaAAACTAATGTAGGCCTTCATGATATGATTTGCATTAGAAGGAATTTGAGAGAAATTAAGAACGCTTTATGAACATTAATTGAACGGAATAATTCAAGTGATTACTTGATTGCTTGTGTTACTTGCATTTTGACTGCTATATATCCAACAGAAACACTCAGTTTAAACTGTGAAATCCAACAGTCGCTTCTACGGGTGTAACGCAAGTGCTTCAAGCCCCCCTGCAAGcaaccaagaatgggcccccgaacaaaaaaagagggcctaatatcatgtggaggtgaccagtttcttcaagtcaagggctcATGTGGGCCCCCCTGCTTCGTgggggggtatactttacgcccctggtcGCTTCTCTTTTGACAAGTGGGGAGGACAgtggtgggtgtgagtgtggtggGTCTGGGGGTGGTGTTTGCCCACAACAGACGAAGAGGTCAGTCTCATTTGTCCACTCATCTCTCTTACCTCTATACCTGGGCTCCATGTCAGTCAACACATTTACTACAGTATGTCAGATTTCAAAGTTGGAAGTCTTGTTTGCGTGTGGGCCGTTGCAGGTAGGCAacttttttaaccatttaatcaCTTGGCTACTTCAGATCACACTCAAATAAGACTTACTTCAGAGAATCGTACTGCCGTGAACTTAATGTTAACTGACAATACGATGTGGTTGATCAAGTAGTGCACAGATATAGAGTAGATTACAAGATAAtgcaataaataatataatacaatagatACAGACTCAGAGGAACTAGTTGAGAATCAATCATGTAAAATAGTAATCCATCACCAATCCATAAAATGAGACATTTGCAGTAGATGCTGCAAAATGTACACGTGTGAATATCACACAAACAGCCACAGCTACATGCAGTTAACTCATCATAACAAGACATTGGTTATTTATTCATCCAAGATGAAGAAACTAATCTAACAATAAATTCACTTGTCGGTTGAGATAAAATAAACAgcaaaacactgtaaaaaaaaccttGAGTCTTCAGAATCTTGAGCCATTGACAAGGATTTTTTTCAGGAAACTCTGGTAAATTATTTGAAGAATTGATTGGGATAAAAGATGAAAGATGTCTGATATAAAATTAAGATTTTCATTTTTCTTACAAATGCACAGAATATTCAGGTTTCAAAAAGGGTGACATAATAGGCAGGCTAAAATTTGTTTtggtcattatgctgccaaattcTGGAACCAGCTATCTATTGAAATTAGAACTTCTTCCACTGTGGCCTTTATTTAGAAAATAAATtaagctttattttcatctgccgtTGATTAATTTGTAGGATTGATATGATTACAGTGAATAATACCATTCACAATTTTCAATTATAGCCTCATGCTGCTGTGTAAATCAACGCCTACAGTTTGCAATTTAACACCTACCTTCATCTTTTCAGGTCTTTTTTATATTTGTAGTGTCTCTGAAATATGGTGTGTAtgggatatatattttttgtgcATCCACTGCTGCTGCAGATAATTGGTGTTGACTGACATTTGAAAGGACAGATTTGCACCAAATGTGCGCTGATGCTCTACGATTGGTACAGGAGCTGATTATATTTTGGAAGAGAAGGTTTTCAACATGGCCAACTTTTTGTTTCGCCAATAACTTTTGAACAGGTGCACAGATTGGCACCAAATCGAACACCCCATAATAAGTACAGCAAGTTGTTGAATTTGGGAGATTAGCTCTCATTATGACTTATAAGATAGCCAGCTTTTTGTTTGTGTGATGACTTTTGAAAGGGTGGAGTGATTTGCACCTAATTTTGGTAACGGGTAAAGGAATTGACTGAATTTTGAAGGTAGCCAAATTTAAAGATGGACGAATATTGTTTGGATTTACACCAAAATTGTGTCAACACTCCATAATATAATAGCTACGGGAACTGATAGCCTAcaattttggaggccaacaccttcaagatggccgactttgCACCAAATCTTGTGTCCTTACAGAACATGAACCGCTTACATTTTGGATGCTGATATGGTCAAAATGGCAGTAGCTTGTGCTAATACCTGAGGTTTAAGGCATTTCTACAACATCTTAAATGTGCGCATAGGCAAAGTTTTTCAAGCACATTGAATAACAACATGATAATGAGTTATACAAATACTTTTATTGACAATCACAATTATTAAAGTCAAGGTGACAAGGTGAAATGTTTCAGCACTTGTGTAAATGAATAACATTCTCtagccctaacctgtcagtaaagaaatggtttttgagggggaaaaaaacattaaaaaaatataagTTAAACACAGTAAGACTGTGGCACCTCTGTGGGCCCATCATGGAAAGCATTTCTGAAGGCCCAACGTCTTGTGTTCCATAGGGGCACACTTGGGTGAGTTCCGacattcatctgtctgtctgtgacccaGTGGCTGTAACAGGTGGAGTGGACATCATCCAGTTTCCCGCCCTGGTCCGGAGCCGTGTTGGGAGGACAGTCAGCCTCTACTGCCAGCTGACAGCCATAGACTCGCACTGTTACACCGTCGCCTGGATGAAGCTGCACCGCTGGAGCAACACGCTGGCCGTCTACAAAACAGACGGAGGGAAGGAGAGCGGACGGAAGAAGTCATGCCGAGTTGACATCACCAATCCAACCACGGAAGATTCTGGAACATACTATTGTGCTGTGGTGGATCAGGAACGACAGGAAAGACTGGTGATGGGCAACGGAACGACAGTTATCATTGAGAGTATGTAACCCATGGTTGTGCGGTTATTCTGGCCCAAGGTCCAAAATATtaaccaataataagaaataatatACGCTGACATACTGTAACTTGTGGGTTATTTTATTCCTGGGCATTGTACTAAAATGTGTTTAAATGAGTATGTCTTCAGTAGCTGTCTCCCTGGTACAGACTTTGCATAGGCTTATGCACAAAGTATACTAAAAGATGAAATATTAATGTAAGTTATGTAATAAAACCTGTAttatatacaatacaatagtataggcctacagtattttttttatttatttattatggcTGTACATGACTGCATCAATATTACACaactataatattattattaataatcacaaaatgtattatttttataCAGGTAATCCCTCTTCCTCAGTTGAAATTGCATTGACTGTCCACCGCAAAAACAATTCACTTGCTGTCCTCACCTGCCTGGTCACGGGCATCCACCCATCCATTGGACGCGTGTTTTGGGTCCTGGAcgatggagatagagaggagagtggCCACTCGGAAGCCATCTGGACCAATAGCAGCAGCCCATCAGTTGCTATGGTTACAAGGAACCAACTAGCTGTTTCTCTCCCAGAGGTCATGGAGCGGACCTACACTTGTGTTGTGCACTacgcacacaacaacacactccACAGAAGTCTTTCCTTGAATGGTAGGTCAGTTGTGTTGGATAGGgtgaaattttttttttaattattattattatagctgaTATGTGGTCAAATAGAATGCTCCTTTCTGATTGCCTGGTATGGATTCATTTCATAGAACATATTCATTCATATAGAACCGTCTAACCAGAGAGACAcagtacagtaatacagtaatacTCTTAGAATTTCTGGTCCAACTATGGAGATTAATTAAGTTCATGTCTTAAGTTTAAGCACCATTCCACAGCAATGTTCCATAGAAATGTAACTAAATGGTTTTCCAAAATTACCAAATTTACTAAACAAGACATATGTAAGTGGGATAGTAGCCTTTGAGTCATACATACTTATACAATTGAATTAATTAACTTGGCCGATTATGCCACCATTACACGACACTACCGCAGGTATTCATTAGTTATTGGGCTCTGCCAGTGTTGGTTTCGTCAAATGTGGTGCCTGCTGTCTATTACATAGAAAATGTTGATATGAAGCTGAACATAAGCTTAAGCCcattaatgcacaccgtacctccagtggcacgctgtaatagacattgaaaaattgactaccatagtactacaatactatgacgtaacacagcgcctttagtaatgcactacgacttggtcattgccattctggtaacaacaaatttataacgctgtgtcttaacgggttaaggtgGTTAACAGTGAACCAAATAAAATAGCTGTCCTTGGATTTTTTTCAACTGGGTGGCTTTTAAAACCCCATTTGTCATCTTTTGTATTCATTTTGCCTGTGAGTAAATGGCACATTCACTTCTATACCAGATCCCCAGAGGACGTGCTACGCCACTACCAGTCTACCTCGAACGATGGCAGTTGTATCGACACTTCTGCTGCAGATGTTGATGGTCGCAATGGCACAGTGTTTCAAGAAgttgaaaaaaataaacaggGAACAGGTCAATATTTCCAGATGAagtttacaatacattacaaatacATGCTTGTGCCATGAAAAAAATACCTTactaaatacatttattttacatttttatcCCTACAGGAGGTTAACAGGCCGGTAGTA
The Engraulis encrasicolus isolate BLACKSEA-1 chromosome 20, IST_EnEncr_1.0, whole genome shotgun sequence genome window above contains:
- the LOC134435768 gene encoding uncharacterized protein LOC134435768; this encodes MSDFKVGSLVCVWAVAVAVTGGVDIIQFPALVRSRVGRTVSLYCQLTAIDSHCYTVAWMKLHRWSNTLAVYKTDGGKESGRKKSCRVDITNPTTEDSGTYYCAVVDQERQERLVMGNGTTVIIESNPSSSVEIALTVHRKNNSLAVLTCLVTGIHPSIGRVFWVLDDGDREESGHSEAIWTNSSSPSVAMVTRNQLAVSLPEVMERTYTCVVHYAHNNTLHRSLSLNDPQRTCYATTSLPRTMAVVSTLLLQMLMVAMAQCFKKLKKINREQEVNRPVVNRRQKGSQNWIKDDQVYDFES